A genomic segment from Branchiostoma floridae strain S238N-H82 chromosome 7, Bfl_VNyyK, whole genome shotgun sequence encodes:
- the LOC118420110 gene encoding leucine-rich repeat-containing protein 15-like: MGRNLRHLLMFLLIILKEPNLPDAGRTCSPSSVQKTGRSCAPPRCDCNFLGLTSITLNLPSSITDLYLNHNNIAIIREGVFVNVPQLQNLSLSYNQITMILEGTFVNLTQLQKLKLSYNKITMLQNGAFVNLPQLQYLNLFSNQLQITKIQPDAFANLPRLRTLDLSLNKITMSKPGIFANLPGLRVLALSKNKITKMKEGSFANLSGLRELWLNTNKITTINPGIFANLPWLEKLYLSGNQITLIQEGTFVNLAQLQELSLSNNQITLIPPGAFANFTLLQVLWLTSNKITLIQKGTFVNLTRLRLLSLSYNQITMIQPGAFANVPGLRQLFLSHNKITNIKDDAFANLSGLRELWLANNKITTIKPGIFANLPQLQKLYLTNNKMSAIAPLVFSLLPSNFDIKLDGNPWQCDCKMVPFRLDSTEFPSFKDQITCVEPANLRGQKLTDVSPEDLVCAEPTISALSVDVQVTLKFNNSDKGTTAGSTVKNKKNKTRPTIASPLKSSSFHADTRATSINYHNCTAAGSTVGPAEKRAKTRAIISPTLQTTPEKPESDTSKESVSSFPKPALIGSVCGPIAGIALIGTVILTIWCKRRTKNPPPGSSSG, from the coding sequence ATGGGAAGAAACCTacgacacctgctgatgttccttctcatcatcctgaaggagcccaacCTGCCAGACGCCGGCCGCACCTGCTCGCCATCATCGGTTCAGAAAACCGGCCGCAGCTGCGCACCACCGCGCTGCGATTGCAATTTTCTGGGCCTCACCAGCATCACTCTGAACCTTCCATCATCCATCACAGATTTATATTTGAACCATAACAATATAGCAATAATTCGGGAAGgtgtatttgtaaatgtaccCCAGCTACAAAACTTGTCCCTGTcctacaaccagataacaatgattctggaaggtacatttgtaaatctgacCCAGCTACAAAAGTTGAAACTGTCctacaacaagataacaatgctTCAGAACGGTGCATTTGTAAATTTACCCCAGCTACAATATTTGAACCTATTCTCTAACCAGCTGCAGATAACAAAGATTCAGCCAGATGCATTTGCCAATCTGCCCAGGCTACGAACGTTGGATCTGTCCctcaacaagataacaatgagtAAGCCCGgtatatttgcaaatctaccagGGCTACGAGTGTTGGCACTGTCcaaaaacaagataacaaagaTGAAGGAAGGTTCATTTGCAAACCTATCCGGGCTACGAGAGTTGTGGCTAAATACCAACAAGATAACAACGATTAATCCAGgtatatttgcaaatctaccctgGTTAGAAAAGTTGTACTTGAGTGGCAACCAGATAACATTGATTCaggaaggtacatttgtaaatttggCCCAGCTACAAGAGTTGTCCCTGtccaacaaccagataacattGATTCCGCCGGGTGCATTTGCAAACTTCACCTTGCTACAAGTGTTGTGGCTGACCAGCAACAAGATAACATTGATTcagaaaggtacatttgtaaatcttacACGGCTACGATTGTTGTCCCTGTcctacaaccagataacaatgattcagccaggtgcatttgcaaatgtacccGGGCTACGACAGTTGTTCCTGTCccacaacaagataacaaatatTAAGGATGATGCATTTGCAAACCTATCCGGGCTACGAGAGTTGTGGCTGGCcaacaacaagataacaacgATTAAGCCAGgtatatttgcaaatctaccccagctacaaaagtTGTACCTTACGAACAACAAGATGTCTGCCATTGCCCCTTTAGTTTTCAGCTTGTTGCCATCTAATTTCGACATAAAACTTGACgggaacccctggcagtgtgactgtaagatggttCCCTTCAGGCTAGATTCGACTGAATTTCCTTCATTTAAAGACCAGATAACATGTGTCGAACCCGCTAACTTACGGGGACAGAAGCTTACAGATGTCAGTCCTGAAGATTTGGTATGTGCAGAGCCGACCATATCAGCACTGTCTGTTGATGTTCAAGTAACCTTAAAGTTTAACAATTCTGACAAAGGCACAACAGCTGGCTCCACAGTcaagaacaagaaaaacaaaacaagaccgACAATAGCTTCACCCCTTAAAAGCAGCAGTTTCCATGCTGATACCCGAGCAACTTCTATAAACTATCATAATTGCACAGCAGCTGGCTCAACAGTAGGTCCTGCAGAAAAAAGAGCCAAAACTAGAGCAATAATAAGTCCAACTCTTCAAACCACTCCAGAAAAACCGGAAAGCGACACTTCCAAAGAATCTGTTTCCAGTTTTCCAAAACCTGCTCTAATTGGCTCTGTCTGTGGTCCAATAGCTGGCATTGCCCTGATCGGCACCgtcattctcacaatctggtgcaagaggaggaccAAGAATCCCCCTCCTGGCTCTTCTTCAGGC